Part of the Sulfuriflexus mobilis genome is shown below.
TAGGCATGGTCGGATTTAGTTACGCACTCGTCCCGCTTTATAACCTGGTGTGTGACATCACCGGCATTGGCGGCAAGACTGGCCGGATAGAGAAAGAACAGGCATTGGCACAACGCCCTGACAAAAGCCGTGAAATAACGGTTCAGTTCGATGCCAATGTCAACGCGGACCTGCCCTGGGAATTCAAACCACTGACGAGGATCGTCAAGGTACATCCGGGTGAAGTTACACTGGTTTCATATTATGCGAAAAACATGAGTGTCGAGAACATTACAGGCCAGGCGGTACCCAGCGTAGCCCCTTCCAAGGCCTCAAAGTATTTCAATAAAACGGAATGCTTTTGTTTTACGCAACAAACCTTTGGTCCGGGTGAAGGGCGCGAGATGCCATTACGGTTTATCGTCGATCCGGATCTACCAAAGGATGTACGAACTATAACGTTGTCCTATACGTTTTTTAATACACAGCAGGGTGGGGTGAAGGAGGGCTCTGGCAAGAATGCCGGGGTTACTACACTGCAAAAAAAAGGGTTGGCCTTGAACAGCACATCCCATATAACGACAAGCGCCCTGAACTGAGTAGTCATGGCGTAACAGTTTTGCGACATTAGAAATACTATAAAGAGGAAAACAACATGTCTCATGCAAGCGGTGGATACTACTTACCGGAACCGAGCAAATGGCCAATTATTGGTTCGATTGGCTTGTTCTTAACACTGTTCGGATTTGCCTCAGCCCTGCCACACAACACTACGGGTGCTGTTGGTGACCTGACAATAATGTACATTGGTATGGCGATCCTGGTGTATATGCTGTTTGGCTGGTTTGGGCAAGTGATTGGCGAAAGCGAGGCCGGTGTCTACGATGCGCAGGTTGACCGCTCATTCCGCATGGGCATGATGTGGTTTATCTTCTCTGAAGTCATGTTCTTTGCCGCCTTCTTCGGTGCCCTGTTCTATGTCAGGACACTGGCCCTGCCATGGTTGGGTGGCGCTGATAACAATGCCGCCACCAATGAGTTCCTCTGGAATGGCTTCGTCCCAAGCTGGCCGCTGAATGTCATGCCTAACCCCGAAGGTTACAGCGCCTATAAGGAAATCATCGGCGCCTGGGGGATCCCTGCCCTGAACACGGCCATCCTCCTGACCTCGGGTGTTACCATTACTCTGGCGCACTGGGCCCTGAAGAAGGCTAATCGTGGCGCGCTGATATTCTGGTTACTTGCAACGGTTGTCCTGGGCTTCGTCTTTGTTGGCTTCCAGGTTGCAGAGTATGGCCATGCCTATGGTGAGCTGAACCTGAAATTGTCATCAGGCATCTATGGTTCAACCTTCTTCATGCTGACCGGCTTCCATGGACTGCACGTTACCATCGGTGCCATCATGCTGACGGTGATGCTGTTCCGTGCCATAAAGGGTCACTTTACTGAGGAAAACCACTTTGCCTTCGAGGCTGCAGCCTGGTACTGGCACTTTGTGGACGTGGTCTGGCTGGGTCTGTTTATCTTTGTTTACTGGTTATAAGCGGGATAATGCAAAATAAAAAAGGCGCTGCCATGGCAGCGCCTTTTTTATTTTGTTGCATAGAAATAAGTAATTAGAAAGGAGTAGTGTTTGGCTCGATAATACCCAGGGCGGCCAGGGCATAGAGCAGGCCAACAAGCGCAATCGATGTGCCAATTCTGAAAGACAGGGCACGAACAACGCGAGTGCCTTTACCCTGATCGGTGACCATAAATCGCAGCGCACTACCCAGCATGAACAGGATCCCGAGCAGGATCACAATGACAAAGATTTTCGCTATCATGGTTTTTTCCAAAATAAGTTGAATTTCAGTATAGCTCAGCCAGAGACGAATCTCGACAATCTGTGAACGAATACTATGCGTATCGGTACCCTTGATTTCAGCCCCAAACTGTTGCCAACGCTGGCAACGGCTATATTATTGCCGATCCTGGTGTCCCTGGGTTTCTGGCAATTGGACAGGGCCGTAGAAAAACAACAACTGCAGCTGCTGATGCAGGAACGCCTGCAGGCCCCCGTTAAGCGTATTAAAAGTGCCGGCAGTTTGCAGGAGGATATGAATTTTCGCCGGGCCATGCTGCGAGGGCATTTTGATAATGACCATCAATATTTGCTCGACAACCGCATATACAAGGGCCAGGTTGGTTACGCTGTTTACACCCCGTTCACCTTCGATAGAGGTGAAAGCTGGATAATGGTTAATCGTGGCTGGATTGCCTCTGGCAAGGATAGGGGCAGGCTGCCAAATATCACAGTGAGCGGTGAAGAAACTGAATTGCAGGGGGTGCTGAGCCAACCGCCGGGACAGTTAATGCAGCTGGGTAACAGGGTAGAGTCCAATACTGCCTGGCCAGCGCGCGTAAGGAATATTGATGTAGGGCAGATTCTGGCCGACACAAATAAACGTCTACACGCCTATGTCCTGAATCTGGATACGGGCAGTGAGCATGCCTATTTTCAGGACTGGAAACCCTATGTTGATACACCACAGAAAAATCAGAGTTATGCCATTCAGTGGTTCAGCATGGCAGTAGTATTGTTGTTAATATATATAAGCTTGAATAGCCGGCGGGTGAGAACTTCAACGCCAAAGTCTGACGAGGAATAATTGTGGAAGAAGAAAAGAAAAAATCGGGTATGGACCCGCGCCTGACCATCATTTTAATGGTGTTGATGTTTGTGGTGCCTGTTGGTGCAGCGATTGTCCTGCACAGTATCGAAGGCGGCTGGCGTCCGGGGCGTAGCGTCAATTTCGGCGAGCTGGTCACCCCGGTCAGGGCACTGAAGGATCTGAATTTAAAAACCCTTGATGGCAAGGTCTTCACGGAGAAAGACCTGCAGGGAGTCTGGACATTATTTTATGTCGATAGCGCAGACTGTAACAAGCAGTGTGAGGAAAACCTGTATGAAATAAGGCAGTCGCGCCTGGGCATGGGGGGTGAAAAAGAACGTATTCAGCGCGTCATGTTACTGACGGACAACGACAAGCTGGCTGACATGAAGCCATTACTCGATGAACACTATGGCATGAAGGTAGTGAGCGCCCCGGAGAAGGAATTGGCAGCAGTGCTGGCCCCGTTCGAGTTTGAGAATGAAAAGCCTGCCGCAACGGCCCAGCGCGTATATATTATTGACCCCTTGGGTAATTTGATGATGCGCTACAAGGCTGAGCAGGGCCCACGTGACCTGGTAAAGGATCTGGGGCGCTTATTGAAATATTCCAAAATAGGCTAAGGCAGAGAAAATGACAGACACAACACAAACTGCCGCTATGACGATTACATGGCGTGATTACCTGGAACTGTGCAAGCCAAAAGTGGTGGCATTGATTATGTTTACCGCGATTGTCGGCATGTTTCTCGCTGTACCCGGTATGGTCCCCTGGCAACCCTTGTTATTCGGTAGCATTGGTATCGCTCTGGCCTCGGCCTCAGCGGCCACCATCAATCATGTCGTCGATCAGCGTATTGATGCGATCATGGCGCGCACCAGAAACCGGCCACTGCCTACCGGGCATATGGATAATCGCCGGGCGCTGGCCTTTGCGGTTATTATAGGTGTGATCGCGATGCTGGTGCTGTACTTCCTGGTAAACACCATCACCATGGTCCTGACCTTTATTTCGCTAATGGGTTATGCCGTGGTCTATACGATGTACCTGAAGCGTGCCACACCACAGAATATTGTCATTGGCGGTGCCGCCGGTGCGGCGCCGCCGGTGCTCGGTTGGTCAGCGGTCACCGGGGATATTAATGAACACTCTTTATTGTTATTCCTGATCATCTTCGCCTGGACACCGCCACACTTCTGGGCACTGGCGATTCATCGCCACAAAGAGTATGCCAAGGTCGAGATCCCGATGTTGCCGGTGACACACGGGCTGGCCTTTACTCGTTTACAGATCCTGCTTTATACAATCATCCTCATCATCGTCACTATCCTGCCGTTCGTGACCCTGATGAGCGGGGTGTTCTACCTCGGCGGTGCGCTGGCACTGGGCATGGGTTTCCTCTATTACGCCGTGGCCACACATCGTGCGGAAGATGAAAGCATGCCGATCAAGACCTTTGGTTATTCTATCTTCTACCTGATGGGCCTGTTTGCCTTTTTGCTCATCGACCATTACATCCCGGCGATCATGCATGCCCTGGGGGCCTGATATAAAGTGATGGCTTGCCACGCGTTGTACACGTATCGGCTGTTTGAAAAGGTCCACCTTCCGCGCATAAAAAAGCCCCCGCACAATCGCTGTGCGGGGGCGTTTGTTTTTAGACAGATGACGGGCTAGTCCATCAGTGCAGAACGCAGTTTCTGCATAGCGGCCTTTTCCAGCTGGCGAATACGTTCGGCAGAGATACCGTATTTGTCGGCCAGCTCATGCAAGGTGGTCTTTTCCTCAGACAGCCAGCGACTGGCGAGGATGTCCTGGCTACGCTCATCGAGAGTACTGATGGCCTGGGTCAGGCGCTCTTCGTTATGTGCACTCCAGTCGGCGGCCTCAAGCACGCGGGCCGGTTCCTCGCTGACATCCTGGAGGTAGGCGGCCGGAGCGTAGGCGAAGCTGTCATCATCGTCGTCCTGATAGCCATCAAAGCCAACATCGCGCCCCGACAGGCGGGATTCCATTTCCAGCACGGTCTCGGGTTTCACGCCGAGTTCGTTGGCCACCGTCTGGACTTGCTCGTGGGAAAACCAGCCGAGACGGGTTTTGGATTTACGCAGATTGAAGAACAGCTTGCGCTGCGCCTTAGTGGTGGCCACCTTGACGATGCGCCAGTTGCGCAGGATGAATTCATGCATCTCGGCACGTATCCAGTGCACGGCAAAAGAGACCAGGCGTACGCCGACACTCGGGTCAAAGCGCTTCACGGCCTTCATCAGGCCGATATTGCCTTCCTGGATCAGGTCGGCCTGCTGCAGGCCGTAGCCGGCATAGCCGCGGGCAACGTGGATGACGAAGCGCAGGTGCGGCAGGATCAGCCGACGGGCGGCGTCCAGGTTACCGTTTTCCTGCAGGTCTACCGCCAGCGCATGTTCTTCCTCTGCGGTGAGCATCGGAATGCTATTCGCCGTGGCGATGTAGCTCGTCAGGTTGCTGCCGGGTGTCGTTAAATTCAGTTGCATAGCGTTTGTCATCTGGAATACCTCTTCGACCGTGTCGGGATATATTCACGAATGCTTATATTAGCACTCACATCCTCTGAGTGCCAATACGGGGGAAAGTTCCCGTGGCTTTAGGGCATAATTCATAAATACTTATAAAATCAAAGGGTTATTATCAGCTTGCGAGGGCCTGCACATCCTCGGGGCCCTCGGTACGGGCCACGCAGACCCGGTTTCGGCCGCGTTCCTTGGCCGCATACAGGGCCTTGTCGGCCTGGGCCAGCAATTTGGTGATGTCGGCATTGGGGTACTCCAGGGTGCTGGCGACACCGATGCTGACGGTGACATCGACATTGGCCGGGCTCAAGGCCTCGATCTCATAGCGTAGTTTCTCGGCATGTTGCATGGCCTGCTCGGGGCGAATGTTGGAGAAGATGATCGAAAACTCCTCGCCGCCAAAGCGCACCACCACGTCATCGGGAAACAGCTGGTTGAGCAGTTCGCCGATCGCGGCCAGGACATGGTCACCGGTCAGGTGGCCGAGCAGGTCATTGATCCGTTTGAAGTGGTCAATGTCCATGATCAGCGCCGACAAGGGCTGCTGCTTTTTGGCACAGGTAGTGAGGATACGTTTGCCGTTATCGAGCAGGTAACGCTTGCTGCGCACCCCGGTCAGGCTGTCGGTAGAGGCCAGTCGGCTCATCTCCTCGGCCTGGTGTTTGAGGGCGATGAACTGTTGCTTGATCAGCAACAGCGAGCGGATACGGGCAATGAAGATCTCTTCAAAGATCGGCTTGGTGACAAAGTCGTTGGCCCCGGCATGGAAGACCTCGGCCTGTTTCTTCTGGTTATCGGTGACCGTGATCACGAGCACCGGCATTTCCTGTTGCGAGTAATGGAAGCGGGTGCGGATGGCGTGCAACAGGTCACCCCCGGTCAGTTTGCCCTTGAGAAAGAAGTCGGTGACGATGATATCAAAACCATCCTCCTTGTCGGCCCAGCCATTCGAGACGCCCTCGAGCAATTCCAGTGCCTGTTCGGCATGGGTCACGTGCACGACCTTGAGACCATGTTTTTCCATGATCCGGCGTGTGATCGCTGCTGCGGTCGGGCTGTCCTCGACGTAGAGGATCTTGCCGACCAGCCCGGAATTGCGTTGCAGGAAGGACTTTATGAATTCGACAAAGGCCTTGTAGCCGCTGGACTTGTCAAAGTAATCGGTGACCCCGGCGGCAAAACCCTCACGTAGCAGACGGCTGTCGGCATCACCGGAGACAACAATGACGGGCGTGTAGTGGTGGCGCTCAGAGCTACGGATCTTGCGACACAGGTCGAGCCCGTCGAGGTCTGGCAACATCAGTGAGGTGGTAATAAGGTCGAAGCGTTCCCAGTTACCGAGGTGTTCCAGCGCCTCCTCGGCATTGGCACAGGAGGTGATGCTGACGTTATTCATCTCATTCTCGAGAATGCGACCGATAATGGTCCGCGAGACCTCGGAGCCATCCACAACCATGATGCTTGTTTGTTTTTGCGACATCCAACCCCCCACAGCCGTCATGTCATGTCACGGTATATTAGTAAATTATTGATTTCTTATAAGTTTGTTCTCTTTACTATTGTGGCAAGTGAACGGGGATTACGCAAACAAGGGCCGACCAATGGTGCCGTTATTGTGGCTCAATGGCATTCAGGTGGCGGGTCACGGCCAGCCAGGAACCGCCGAGGCCGAGCAGGATGCTGGCACCGAGCAGGGCCAGTGAACTGTCCAGGTCGAGCCCGGCGAGGGTGTAACGGCTGTCATAGAGTGTTGCCAGCTGGTTAATCGGCCCGCTCAGTAACCACAGGGAGCTCGTGATCAGCAGCCAGCTGAGGATGCCGCCACTGAGGCCATACCAGAAACCGGTATAGAGGAAGGGGCGGCGGATAAAGGCATTGGTGCCGCCGATGAGTTTGATGATCTCGATCTCCTCGCGGCGGGCTTCAATCGCCAGACGAATTGTGTTGCCGACCACCAGCAGTACCGATATCGACAACAGCGTCGCCAGCACCCAGATACCCCGGCGACCGATGTCCATAATGGTATAGAGGCGCTTCAGCCACTGCATGTCGAGTTGTGCGTGCTCGACCTCGGGGCGTTCGCCAAAGGCCTTGAGCATTGCCTGCACGGCGTTGATGTTATCGGCCTCGCTGGTCGGGTAGACCACGACCACCGACGGGAAGGGGTTGTCCTCGAGGGCATCGAGGGCCTCGCCAAAACCGGAATTGAGGCGAAATTCCTCGAGCGCCGCGGCACGGGGGATCGTCGTCACTGAACTCACGTCCTGGCGTTGGCGGATCAATTTGGCCAGTTGCTCTGCCTGTTTGTCAGTGGTCTTTTGATGCAGAAACAAGGAGATCTGCGCGGCACCATCCCACTGTGCGGTGACCTGTTGCACATTCTGTAACAACACATGCAGGCCGGTAGGCAGGGCCAGGGCGATGCCGATCACGGCAATGGTCATCATGTTCGAAAACGGCGCGCGCACCAGTTCGCCGAGCGTGGCGAAGAACACCTGCAGGTGGCGGGCTATATAGACCTTTAACCAGCTCATACCGTTAGCCTCTCATCACCGCCGGCAATAAGGCGCCCATCACTCAGGGTCAGCACACGGTGGCCCATGCGGCGGATGAGTTCCAGGTCATGGCTGGCGATGAGCACACTGACGCCGACCTGCTGAAACTGTTCGAACAGGCTCATGACCTCGCGTGACAGGTCCGGGTCGAGGTTACCGGTGGGCTCGTCGGCGAGAATGATGGGGGGTTTGTTGACCACGGCGCGGGCAATGCCGACGCGTTGTTGTTGGCCGCCGGAGAGGGTGATCGGTAAAGACTTTTCCTTTTCCAGCAGGCCGACCTTGTCGAGCGAGGCGCGCACACGCTTGCCTATCTCGCGGTGTGGCATGCCCTGGATGACGAGTGGCAGGGCAACGTTATCGAATACGGTGCGGTCGAACAGCAGCTTGTGGTCCTGAAAGATGATGCCGATATTCCTGCGTACATAGGGGATACGGCGTTTACTGACCCGGCCAAGGTTTTCATTATTGACGATCACCTGACCGGTGGTCGGGCGGATCAACAGCGCGATGAGTTTCAGCAGGGTACTCTTGCCGGCACCGGAGTGGCCGGTGAGAAAGGCCATCTCGCCACCGTCGATGTGAAAACTGACATTTCTCAGGGCATCGAGACTGCCCGGGTAGCGCTTACTGACGTTGTGAAACTCAATCATAGGGATAGTCAGGCTTTTTATAATTTAATTATGCATTATTCAAACAGCGCCCGGCTGAACTCATCGGCATCAAACGGACGCAGGTCTTCAATGCCCTCACCGACACCAATATAGCGAATCGGTAACTTCGTCTTGTTGGCAATGGAAAATATAATACCGCCTTTTGCCGTGCCATCAAGTTTGGTCAGGGTGATGCCGGTGAGGCCAATCGCGGCGTGGAACTGTTCGGTCTGGACCAGCGCGTTCTGTCCGGTCGTCGCATCGAGCACGATCATTGTTTCATGCGGGGCATTTATATCGAGCTTGCCGAGCACGCGTTTGATCTTGACCAGTTCCTCCATGAGGTTGTCCTTGGTATGCAGGCGGCCGGCGGTATCGGCGATCAAGATATCGATGTTTTTTGACTGCGCCGATTGCAGGGCATCAAAGATCACCGAGGCCGAATCGGCCCCCGTATGTTGCGCGACCACGGGGATATTATTGCGTTCGCCCCAGACCTGTAACTGTTCCACCGCCGCGGCACGGAAGGTATCGCCGGCGGCGAGCATGACCGAGTGGCCCTGTTGCTGAAAACGCCTGGCGAGCTTGCCGATGGTCGTGGTCTTGCCGACACCATTGACGCCAATCATGAGGATCACGAACGGGCCGCCCGTCGAAGGTATTTGCAGTGGCTGGCTGCAGGGCGTGAGCAGGGCGGCGAGGTCTTCCCGTAGCGCGGCGAGCAGGGCATCGCCGTCCTTGAGCTGTTTGCGGGCCACACGCGCGGTGAGGTCATCGATGATCTGGCGGGTGGCATCGATACCGACATCGGCGGTCAGCAGCTGTGTCTCGAGGTCTTCGAGCAGCTCGTCATCGATCTCCTTTTCGCCCAGCACCAGGTTAGCGACGGCATCTCCGAGCCCGGAGCGGGTCTTGCTCAGGCCCTGCTTCAGGCGTGCAAACAGACCAGCCTTTTGCTGGCCTTCGTCTTCCGGGGCACCATCGGGGGCTGTCGAGGCCGGGGTTTGCGCCTGTTCAGGCGTTTTGGGTGTATTGTCTTGCTTTTTTCCGAAACCAAACATGGGTTACTGCTGTCTCAATGATTCGTGAAGCCCGCACTGTATTCCGCGGCCGGCATTATATAAGGTATAGACATGTTATCGTATCATCCCGGCGCCATGCCGGTAACAACAACTAAAGGAATGAAGGAAATCATGCGCTTGCGTTCCCCCCGTACTGCTCTGGCCGCGTTATTGGGCCTGTTGTTTACCCTCTCGTCGCTGAACCTGGTCGCCGCCCCCGCCAACAAGGTGCGCGAGTATACGCTCGATAATGGCCTGCAGGTCCTGGTTTTAGAAGACCACCGCGCTCCGGTCGTCGTCTCCCAGGTCTGGTACCGGGTCGGCTCGAGTTATGAGTCCAACGGCACCACCGGCGTTTCGCACGTGCTCGAACACATGATGTTCAAGGGCACCGAAAGCCTTGGGCCGAATGAGTTCTCACAAATCATCGCTGCTAACGGCGGCCGCGAAAATGCCTTTACCGGCCGCGACTACACCGCCTATTTCCAGACCATGCACAAGGACCGCTTTGAGATCAGCTTCAAGCTCGAGGCCGACCGCATGCGCAACCTGAGCCTGCCAGCGGAAGAATTCGCCAAGGAGGTGCAGGTCGTGATGGAAGAGCGTCGCCTGCGCACCGAAGACAAGCCGACGGCGCTGACCTATGAGCAGTTTCAGGCCGCCGCTTACCAGACCAGCCCCTACCATCACCCCGTGATCGGCTGGATGGCAGACCTGAAGAGCATGAATATCGAAGACCTGCGCGACTGGTACATTAAGTGGTATACGCCGGCCAACGCGACGCTGGTTGTGGTCGGTGATGTCAAGGCAGACGAGGTCCACCGTCTGGCGAAGAAATACTTTGGCCCGTTGAAGGGTCCGGCCGCGGCCGTGGTCAAGCCACAACGCGAGGTCAAACAGCGGGGTGAGCGCCGCATCAAGGTCAAGGCCCCGGCCGAGGTGCCTTACCTGATCATGGGTTACAAGGTGCCGGTACTGAAAACCGCCGCCGACCCCGACGAGGCCTATGCCCTGGAGGTGCTCGGTGCCGTACTCGATGGCGGCAACAGCGCCCGTTTGGCCCGTGAACTCGTGCGTGGCCGCCAGATCGCCGTATCCGCCGGCGCGGGTTACAGCCTCTACGACCGCATGGACAGCCTGTTCCTGTTCGATGGCGCACCGGCCACGGGTCACAGCATCGAAGAACTCGAGGCCGCCATCCGTGAACAGATCCAGCGCGTACGGGACCACCCGGTGGACAAGGCCGAGCTGGACCGCATCAAGGCACAGGTGGTCGCCGGCAAGGTCTATGAACGTGACTCGGTATTTTACCAGGGCATGCAGATCGGCACGCTCGTCACCGTCGGCCTGGACTACCGGCAACTCGATGAATACGTCGACCGCATCCGCGCCATCACGCCGGCGCAGGTGCAGGCGGTGGCGAAAAAATACCTCATCGATGACACCCTGACGGTGGCCATCCTTGAGCCACAAAACGGTAAAAGCAAAGCCCGCGCCAAGGGAGAAGTACAATGAAAGCCATGAAACTCCTGTTTGCGCTGGTCCTTTTCCTTAACACCAGCCTGCTGCTGGCCAACCCGGATATCCAGCATTGGCAAACCGCTAACGGCGCACGGGTGTATTATGTGCCGGCCCCGGAGTTGCCGATGATCGATGTGCGTGTGGTCTTCGACGCCGGCAGCGCCCGCGACGGTGACAAACCCGGGCTCGCCATGCTGACCAACAGCCTGCTCGACGAGGGCACGGCGACCCAGAATGCCAACCAGCTGGCCGAGACCTTTGAGGGCGTCGGCGCAGAATACGGTGCCAGTTCACTGCGGGATATGGCCGTGACCAGCATCCGCAGCCTGACCGAGGCCGCGGCCATGAAGACCGCGCTGGATACCTTTGCCGCCGTGCTGGCGACACCGAGCTTTCCGAAAAAGCCCTTTCAGCGTAACCGCAAGGCCATGTTGCTCGGCCTGCAGCAGGAACAGCAGGAGCCCGGTAGCCTCGCCAGCAAGGCCTTTTATAAGGCCTTGTATGGTGACCACCCCTATGGCTCGCACAGCAGTGGCTCCGAGGCCAGCCTCAAGGCCATGCGCCGGGAAGATGTACAGGCCTTCCATCGGCAATACTACGTGGCAAGGAATGCCGTGATCGCCATCGTCGGTGATGTCAGCCGCCGGCAGGCAGAGGCCATCGCTGAACAACTGACGACAAAACTGCGTGTGGGTGAACGGGCCGCCGACCTGCCGGCAGTGGCTGCACTGGAAAAGGCCAGCCTGCAACGCATCCGGCACGACTCACAACAAACCCACATCCTCGTCGGCCAGCCCGGCATGCGTCGTGGCGATGCGGATTATATTTCCCTGTATGTTGGCAACCACATCCTCGGTGGCAGTGGCCTGGTCTCACGCATCAGCGACGTCATCCGCGAACAACGTGGTCTGGCCTACAGCGCCTATAGCTACTTCGCGCCCATGCGCGAGAACGGCCCGTTCACCATGGGTCTGCAAACCAAAAACGCCCAGGCCGATGCCGCCCTGAAACTGCTCGGTGAAACCCTGCGCGACTACATCGACAAGGGCCCGACGGAAGATGAGTTGAAACGCTCCAAGCAGAACATCACCGGCGGCTGGGCGCTGCGCGTCGACAGCAATAAAAAGATCACCGAGTATGTCGCCGTGATCGGCTTTTACGGCCTGCCACTCGACTACCTCGATACCTTCACCGATAAGGTCGAGGCCGTTACCGTCAAAAGCATCAAGGACGCCTTCAAACGCCGTATCCATCCCGACAAGCTGGTAACGGTGATGGTGGGTGGTGAAAAGTAGTCATTATCGCCACGTGTTTATGGATAGAAGGGGCGAAAGCCCCTTTATCCTGTTACCTGTGCAATCGCCAATAGCGCGTCATCTTGCTGGGTATTGTCTTGCGAGCATGACTATACTGATTACAGAATAAAAACCGGTGAGCAACATGATGGACAACAAGACCCTCATTGACGATATCGTCGCCCGTATTGGTGAGGTTATCCTCGGCAAGGAACAACCGGTACGCATGGCACTGGCCTGTCTGCTGGCACGCGGCCACTTGCTCATCGAAGACCTGCCGGGTCTTGGCAAGACCACCCTGGCCCATACCCTGGCCGGGGTGCTCGGCCTGGGTTTCCAGCGTATCCAGTTTACCGCTGATTTATTACCCGCCGACATTGT
Proteins encoded:
- a CDS encoding cytochrome c oxidase assembly protein produces the protein MSDDQAHRNKKLIRKLALVAVGMVGFSYALVPLYNLVCDITGIGGKTGRIEKEQALAQRPDKSREITVQFDANVNADLPWEFKPLTRIVKVHPGEVTLVSYYAKNMSVENITGQAVPSVAPSKASKYFNKTECFCFTQQTFGPGEGREMPLRFIVDPDLPKDVRTITLSYTFFNTQQGGVKEGSGKNAGVTTLQKKGLALNSTSHITTSALN
- a CDS encoding cytochrome c oxidase subunit 3, with the protein product MSHASGGYYLPEPSKWPIIGSIGLFLTLFGFASALPHNTTGAVGDLTIMYIGMAILVYMLFGWFGQVIGESEAGVYDAQVDRSFRMGMMWFIFSEVMFFAAFFGALFYVRTLALPWLGGADNNAATNEFLWNGFVPSWPLNVMPNPEGYSAYKEIIGAWGIPALNTAILLTSGVTITLAHWALKKANRGALIFWLLATVVLGFVFVGFQVAEYGHAYGELNLKLSSGIYGSTFFMLTGFHGLHVTIGAIMLTVMLFRAIKGHFTEENHFAFEAAAWYWHFVDVVWLGLFIFVYWL
- a CDS encoding DUF2909 domain-containing protein: MIAKIFVIVILLGILFMLGSALRFMVTDQGKGTRVVRALSFRIGTSIALVGLLYALAALGIIEPNTTPF
- a CDS encoding SURF1 family protein, with translation MRIGTLDFSPKLLPTLATAILLPILVSLGFWQLDRAVEKQQLQLLMQERLQAPVKRIKSAGSLQEDMNFRRAMLRGHFDNDHQYLLDNRIYKGQVGYAVYTPFTFDRGESWIMVNRGWIASGKDRGRLPNITVSGEETELQGVLSQPPGQLMQLGNRVESNTAWPARVRNIDVGQILADTNKRLHAYVLNLDTGSEHAYFQDWKPYVDTPQKNQSYAIQWFSMAVVLLLIYISLNSRRVRTSTPKSDEE
- a CDS encoding SCO family protein, with the translated sequence MEEEKKKSGMDPRLTIILMVLMFVVPVGAAIVLHSIEGGWRPGRSVNFGELVTPVRALKDLNLKTLDGKVFTEKDLQGVWTLFYVDSADCNKQCEENLYEIRQSRLGMGGEKERIQRVMLLTDNDKLADMKPLLDEHYGMKVVSAPEKELAAVLAPFEFENEKPAATAQRVYIIDPLGNLMMRYKAEQGPRDLVKDLGRLLKYSKIG
- the cyoE gene encoding heme o synthase, giving the protein MTDTTQTAAMTITWRDYLELCKPKVVALIMFTAIVGMFLAVPGMVPWQPLLFGSIGIALASASAATINHVVDQRIDAIMARTRNRPLPTGHMDNRRALAFAVIIGVIAMLVLYFLVNTITMVLTFISLMGYAVVYTMYLKRATPQNIVIGGAAGAAPPVLGWSAVTGDINEHSLLLFLIIFAWTPPHFWALAIHRHKEYAKVEIPMLPVTHGLAFTRLQILLYTIILIIVTILPFVTLMSGVFYLGGALALGMGFLYYAVATHRAEDESMPIKTFGYSIFYLMGLFAFLLIDHYIPAIMHALGA
- the rpoH gene encoding RNA polymerase sigma factor RpoH; this encodes MTNAMQLNLTTPGSNLTSYIATANSIPMLTAEEEHALAVDLQENGNLDAARRLILPHLRFVIHVARGYAGYGLQQADLIQEGNIGLMKAVKRFDPSVGVRLVSFAVHWIRAEMHEFILRNWRIVKVATTKAQRKLFFNLRKSKTRLGWFSHEQVQTVANELGVKPETVLEMESRLSGRDVGFDGYQDDDDDSFAYAPAAYLQDVSEEPARVLEAADWSAHNEERLTQAISTLDERSQDILASRWLSEEKTTLHELADKYGISAERIRQLEKAAMQKLRSALMD
- a CDS encoding diguanylate cyclase, which produces MSQKQTSIMVVDGSEVSRTIIGRILENEMNNVSITSCANAEEALEHLGNWERFDLITTSLMLPDLDGLDLCRKIRSSERHHYTPVIVVSGDADSRLLREGFAAGVTDYFDKSSGYKAFVEFIKSFLQRNSGLVGKILYVEDSPTAAAITRRIMEKHGLKVVHVTHAEQALELLEGVSNGWADKEDGFDIIVTDFFLKGKLTGGDLLHAIRTRFHYSQQEMPVLVITVTDNQKKQAEVFHAGANDFVTKPIFEEIFIARIRSLLLIKQQFIALKHQAEEMSRLASTDSLTGVRSKRYLLDNGKRILTTCAKKQQPLSALIMDIDHFKRINDLLGHLTGDHVLAAIGELLNQLFPDDVVVRFGGEEFSIIFSNIRPEQAMQHAEKLRYEIEALSPANVDVTVSIGVASTLEYPNADITKLLAQADKALYAAKERGRNRVCVARTEGPEDVQALAS
- the ftsX gene encoding permease-like cell division protein FtsX, whose protein sequence is MSWLKVYIARHLQVFFATLGELVRAPFSNMMTIAVIGIALALPTGLHVLLQNVQQVTAQWDGAAQISLFLHQKTTDKQAEQLAKLIRQRQDVSSVTTIPRAAALEEFRLNSGFGEALDALEDNPFPSVVVVYPTSEADNINAVQAMLKAFGERPEVEHAQLDMQWLKRLYTIMDIGRRGIWVLATLLSISVLLVVGNTIRLAIEARREEIEIIKLIGGTNAFIRRPFLYTGFWYGLSGGILSWLLITSSLWLLSGPINQLATLYDSRYTLAGLDLDSSLALLGASILLGLGGSWLAVTRHLNAIEPQ
- the ftsE gene encoding cell division ATP-binding protein FtsE, coding for MIEFHNVSKRYPGSLDALRNVSFHIDGGEMAFLTGHSGAGKSTLLKLIALLIRPTTGQVIVNNENLGRVSKRRIPYVRRNIGIIFQDHKLLFDRTVFDNVALPLVIQGMPHREIGKRVRASLDKVGLLEKEKSLPITLSGGQQQRVGIARAVVNKPPIILADEPTGNLDPDLSREVMSLFEQFQQVGVSVLIASHDLELIRRMGHRVLTLSDGRLIAGGDERLTV